A single region of the Lotus japonicus ecotype B-129 chromosome 4, LjGifu_v1.2 genome encodes:
- the LOC130713466 gene encoding protein FAR1-RELATED SEQUENCE 5-like: MYRRIFGKEAESGCSSDELLSTVVVFSPVIPDILRQFSQLISDSWLAVWVEGLREMENEREDGWRNWASDEVVEESEIEIESVRDFTTGTVENGSETFLEGMFISDEDEVFENEAGIYEDYVDEESFVDFENECHFDTDEDVLHEDDEDEQHREESVEPNLVAINSKEDYLQLDFSCVDPVEVTKFHFANVELAYDFYHWYGRIMGFSARRGTIRRNRKGEAVQQTFLCHRQGFREEKGICDEMRLRRQKVDFRCGCDAKFRVHIDPPSQRWYVTCFQDAHNHDLLPKQHGGLLAAHRKMGTADIMSMNSFMKSGISAPQIFNSFASQCGGYEKVGFGQKNMQNQLAKQRRSQCSDGQNAVDYIRWLGLNDELMFERHTEDAEHGVENLFWCDGISRYNYKVFGDVDAFDATYKKNKYRRPVVLFSGVDHHNRTIIFATAIVVTESEQTYVWLLEQFAEAMNQKLPGAVITDGALPMRNAIRRVFPNAHHRLCAWHLLKIANKRVGIPEFLNRFRTCMLSDYGIGEFKRRWATMVTDLELENNTWVSEMYDKREMWAATYFRGKFFAGFRTTSRCEGFHSQLLKFVRSRYNLTDFVLHFHRCLSYMRFKELEADFKSGFGDLPLQTNFRGLERSAARILTIEVFNLFVPVISLASEMIVTEFKRATGDKRYKVVQYRMESKAWNVYYDPVSDEFKCSCEKMETYGLPCEHILGVLVFLHITELPISLVSKRWTKGAKDCYNGEVMEGSIFWESDVIARYVWLVESCRELCTLASKSVEHFNKVKEKIAHEIHLLKGNSATEDEDDNNFDATAAGLGNVNNTGPVRRPRVHARASSSGLTTKRTIRCTACKVAGHNRLTCPLLRDIEYENRSFERDDENESIFGEDEDDDYEGDDYEDYEYGEDDYAD, translated from the exons GTTGTTGAAGAGAGCGAGATCGAGATCGAGTCGGTAAGAGATTTTACAACAGGGACAGTGGAAAATGGTAGTGAAACG TTCTTGGAAGGCATGTTCATCTCTGATGAAGACGAAGTTTTTGAAAATGAGGCTGGAATTTATGAAGATTACGTTGATGAGGAATCGTTTGTGGACTTTGAAAACGAGTGTCATTTCGATACAGATGAAGATGTTTtgcatgaagatgatgaggatgagcAGCATAGAGAAGAGTCAGTGGAACCAAATCTTGTAGCTATCAACAGTAAAGAAGACTATTTGCAGTTAGATTTCAGTTGTGTAGACCCTGTTGAAGTGACGAAGTTTCATTTTGCAAATGTGGAGCTTGCTTATGATTTCTACCACTGGTATGGAAGAATCATGGGTTTTTCTGCCCGTAGAGGAACCATACGCAGAAATAGAAAAGGGGAAGCTGTCCAGCAAACCTTTTTGTGCCACCGACAAGGATTTCGTGAAGAGAAGGGAATTTGTGATGAAATGAGATTGAGACGACAAAAGGTTGATTTTAGATGTGGATGTGATGCCAAATTCCGGGTGCACATTGACCCTCCTTCACAGCGATGGTATGTTACATGTTTTCAAGATGCACATAACCATGACCTTCTGCCGAAGCAGCACGGTGGTTTGTTGGCGGCTCATAGGAAAATGGGTACTGCCGACATTATGTCAATGAATAGTTTTATGAAGTCAGGTATAAGTGCACCTCAAATATTTAATTCGTTTGCCAGCCAGTGCGGAGGTTATGAGAAAGTGGGGTTTGGACAGAAGAATATGCAAAATCAGCTTGCCAAACAAAGGCGGTCACAATGTTCAGATGGGCAGAACGCTGTGGATTATATCAGATGGTTGGGGTTGAACGATGAACTAATGTTTGAGAGGCACACGGAGGATGCTGAGCATGGAGTTGAAAATTTGTTTTGGTGTGACGGCATTAGTCGATACAATTACAAAGTATTTGGAGATGTTGATGCTTTTGATGCAACTTACAAGAAGAACAAGTATCGCCGACCCGTTGTGCTATTTTCTGGTGTGGACCATCATAACAGAACGATTATATTCGCCACTGCAATTGTTGTGACTGAATCTGAACAAACCTATGTTTGGTTATTGGAACAATTTGCTGAAGCTATGAACCAGAAGTTACCGGGCGCTGTCATTACTGATGGAGCGCTGCCTATGCGCAACGCCATTAGGAGAGTTTTTCCGAATGCTCACCATCGACTATGTGCATGGCATTTGCTTAAAATTGCAAATAAAAGGGTTGGGATTCCTGAATTTTTGAATAGGTTCAGGACATGTATGTTAAGTGACTATGGCATCGGTGAATTCAAGCGACGGTGGGCAACAATGGTGACAGATCTTGAATTGGAGAACAATACTTGGGTTAGTGAAATGTATGACAAGAGGGAAATGTGGGCTGCAACTTACTTTCGTGGGAAGTTTTTTGCTGGTTTTAGGACAACATCAAGGTGTGAGGGCTTTCACTCCCAACTATTGAAGTTTGTCCGATCAAGGTACAACTTGACTGATTTTGTTCTCCACTTCCATCGTTGTCTTTCGTACATGCGTTTCAAGGAATTAGAAGCTGATTTCAAATCTGGTTTTGGTGACCTGCCTTTGCAAACTAATTTTAGGGGTTTGGAAAGGTCAGCGGCAAGAATTCTTACTATTGaggtttttaatttgtttgtccCTGTGATTAGCCTTGCATCAGAGATGATTGTGACAGAATTCAAACGTGCCACGGGAGATAAGCGTTACAAGGTTGTACAATATAGAATGGAGTCCAAGGCTTGGAATGTTTACTATGACCCAGTTTCAGATGAGTTCAAGTGTTCCTGTGAAAAGATGGAGACATATGGGCTTCCATGCGAGCATATATTGGGTGTTCTTGTTTTTCTCCACATAACTGAATTGCCTATTTCTCTGGTCTCTAAACGATGGACTAAAGGTGCAAAGGATTGTTATAACGGGGAAGTAATGGAAGGCTCAATATTTTGGGAATCTGACGTGATTGCTAGATATGTTTGGCTTGTAGAGTCATGTAGAGAATTGTGTACGCTAGCTAGTAAGAGTGTTGAACATTTTAACAAAGTGAAGGAAAAAATTGCTCATGAGATACATTTATTAAAAGGCAATTCTGCAACAGAGGATGAGGATGACAACAACTTTGATGCCACTGCTGCTGGTTTGGGGAATGTTAATAACACGGGACCTGTTAGGAGGCCTCGAGTTCATGCAAGAGCGTCATCTTCGGGATTAACTACCAAGCGTACAATTAGATGCACCGCGTGCAAGGTCGCTGGGCACAACAGATTGACATGTCCTTTGTTAAGAGACATTGAGTATGAAAATCGCAGCTTTGAAAGGGATGACGAGAATGAAAGTATCtttggtgaagatgaagatgatgactaTGAAGGTGATGACTATGAAGATTATGAGTATGGTGAAGATGACTATGCAGATTAA
- the LOC130710275 gene encoding uncharacterized protein LOC130710275, with translation MASSSQIPPHDDAEIVYISSDSDNDGSEDSDDSDDYPFGWIRRTDPRFREKEPRVGKIPFGPGFNKAITAAQSRHGQCMGIPNWFVEKWLDRKYDKIVMVYEYVKIYQFSLAWNVHNTNQCSFALGWYDFKRENAISPGDHVIVMPTCFEDVFTITVSRARDRRM, from the exons ATGGCCAGCTCAAGCCAAATTCCTCCCCACGATGATGCTGAAATAGTATACATCTCCTCTGATAGCGACAATGATGGTTCTGAGGATTCTGATGATTCCGATGACTACCCTTTTGGGTGGATTCGAAGGACTGACCCACGGTTTCGTGAGAAGGAGCCTCGGGTTGGGAAAATTCCATTCGGTCCTGGGTTCAATAAGGCCATTACTGCTGCTCAATCTAGACATGGTCAATGTATG GGAATTCCCAATTGGTTTGTGGAGAAATGGCTTGATAGGAAATATGACAAAATCGTTATGGTATATGAGTATGTGAAGATCTATCAATTCTCTCTTGCGTGGAATGTTCACAATACAAACCAGTGCTCCTTTGCGCTTGGTTGGTATGATTTCAAGAGAGAGAATGCCATATCGCCGGGAGACCATGTAATTGTGATGCCAACATGTTTTGAAGATGTGTTCACCATAACTGTGTCACGCGCAAGGGATCGTCGTATGTGA